The Amphiura filiformis chromosome 1, Afil_fr2py, whole genome shotgun sequence nucleotide sequence gcctattgaccacaacctatgttgtgatgttacctaggtaacgaaacatccttcATATAAAGTATGTataaaaattggggaaaaaatacAAATAAGTTTGCTGCCTTTGGCAGCGAAAAAAAAATTCGTGATTTCTTTGGATTATTTTTCCAGAATACACATATCTTCTTGAAAGTCATAGACACAAAGGAGTATTTTTATCTTCCGTTTTATTCACATGGCATGATCCCTCCAATTAGTTGCATAACACTGATAGACTTTTGCCATGTCACCTGTGTGGAAACGAATAGGAAACATAATAAAAATAAGATTCGAAATCTCAGTGTTAAAAAGCTACCGACCGACCAACGAGTACTGTTCAAAATCCTTCTGTACGTCTATAAGTCTATGCAACACCAGAGTCCCAACTACATCTTGGACTACTTTACCGTTTATGTTCCTCCTCGTACCTTGCGATTGTCTTCTGACAGTAATCGGCTCTCTATTCCAGCCACAGAATGACTGGTGAAAACATTTCACATTGCAGCTGCCACGGCATGGAATTCACTCCCTGTGGACATAAAATCTGCTACGACCACATCCGTGTTCAAGTCTAtgctaaagactcatttgttttcttgaactgttTCTCTTGTTATTTaactttttgtgtatatttttgtaagcGCCATGGTATCTTTATGAATTGGTTGAATTTTAAGCCATGACAAAAAACGAATACGACcttgatttttaaatcgtacaatGGTTATTCTGCTTGCAAATAAAAACCATTTTTACAATGGCCCTATCGGCAGTTGAGGTATATGCTTAACAGACATAGTATAGCGTGTTGCGAATGTGGAGGAGACTAAAATTTGTAGTGACAGACACAGATGCGTTAAAACATTACGTACCCTAGGTCCAGCATTGTTGTAACTACTCGACCCggcattgctcttatgaactctcATCCTCCTGTGCTCCTGTTCACATGGCAAAGATGATGTAACCCCAATACAAGTAAGGATCATTTGACTAAAAATGAAGAACATACTCGTACTTCCCAGTTTACTTTCCTTGCCAATGTGTTTGTAAAAATTACGTTCTTTGGCATAAGTGAAGTGGAAACCTCTGTGTAAAAACGTAGGAATAATGATGCCAAATTCTACTATTTGTTACACTAAATTAACTATTTTTTaaactaaattaaaaaatataaacacttCTAAATACTTAACAATAAACACATCAAAGTAAAATCCAAGAATCCAAGAACTAAATACCCTGTTTACGAACTAAACAAAATAGATTTGTAAAGCGTTACAATTATTTAATAACACCACAAAATGTCCATCCGTACTTTTTGGATGGTATACAGTGTGGCCTTTGCAAAAATCCTTTTTGGGAGTGCAAATATTCTACATGTTCAGTGGCGTGTGAGGATCAGTTGTTTCAGGGGcctaaaatttatattaaaaaaaaatcccggtGGACAACATTTTGGTCTTATGTTATCGCAACAATTGCCGACGAACAAAAATTACaccattttggtttttttttttgcctggccaattttcaaaatttacatTATCTGGGGTGGGTGGAAGTTAGTCTAATATTTAAGagcgttaagggatctggaatgagcgtattgagcgtttcgacagtattttttgtgggacatgagagcacatcagacatattgaattgcattctgaatacgaagaatgtctttctgatatcaaataattttcatttttgaaattcacgatataatacaaattttatgaccaattataaaaatttgatatttttcacattgttgatatataacagtcctcgaagtaaattttataaatctattgatatattcttaaagtgtatgtagctgggaggaaaagccgacgatcaattgaaaattttgacctttcatattgaagatatggaatttttcccaaaaagacctaatattttttggtgttttgggaaaaaaaatccatatcttcaaaacgaaatgtcaaaattttcaattgatcgtcggcttttcatcccacctacatacactttaagtacaaatcatcagatttataaagtttacttcgagtactgttaaatatcaaaatatcaattttaatcatttgccataaaatgtgtattacattgcaaatttcaaaaatcaaaattatttgatatcagaaggacattcttcgtattcagaatgcaattcgatatgtctgatgtgctctaatgtcccacaataaatactgtccaaacgttcataccccacctctTAATAGTTAACATTTAACAACGTAGCCCTACCCCAGACTCCGATCAATATCATTACAATATATTTGGTAACGTCGCTATAAAGAGAGGTATTAAGAccgtgtaaatttttttttaatgcattctTAAGTTTAAAACCTAATTTCAGAATTACTAAATAACAAGTGATACACACCAATACAATTAATTGCTGACACAGAGCTggtaaatgattgacattttcAAATGCCGCAAGCAACCAATAGACCCCAAGAGACACTTAAATCATAGGTTCATGTACATGAGTgaccacaacccccccccccctccggaaaCTGTTAAGCTGAATGTTCACCAGATTCCTTCTTCATTTAATAATTCACGCTGGTTTTTGGAACATAAGATTGGTATTCGAACTGCCAAATCTGCAATTACCACACTTAATGTCTAGTCAAACTGTGTGGTGCATGGCGCTACGGGGTGATTCTGAAGAGGGATatgacaatacaaaaatgcacttaaattgtaaattaatttaattgtttgagatttcttatgttataAGGACGTAATTTGAGGCctgtttcgatgaaatcggaccattttttaattttgaccttcGTGTATGAAATTTGGGTATGCACGGCCAACTTAACAGCTTCTGTTGTAAGTATTTTGCGAGCCCTACTGATGTTGGTAAGATGGTAATTAGTAGTCTTGATAACAAACAGTCTTTGCAAACCGTGCTCTAAAACCGATCACCATAACTTTTtttcagcattgggctattctatttaaaatccactctaCCTCTGTcttattagcagctccatttgaatttcattcaccctctgagaaagattcaacctgaatcttccttTTAAGGAGAGTGAGTTACAAATAGAGCTGCTagtgtgttaattccatttgaaattcacactccttgtgtggattttaaatggaatagcccattgagtttGAGACAATTTTTGGACATCCAAATTTGCACTTTGGAAACACAGTCTTCAAGCTTTGACACAGCTTGTGTTAAAATCCCAAACTCATTGCGCCCTGTACTATGGTACTTGTATTTAATCACTGACCCATTGCGGGAATGAGGAAGTGAATAAATATATTGACATGTTGTTCTGCTTTAATTATCTTCAAATGGTTCAGACGAATTTTGCATTTTGCTGAACATTTCAATTTGAAACAATGTTTGCTAGTACAACGTTACTAATTACGGTGACCTTTCTACTGCCATGGTTATACGGCATTAAAGGTAAGTTTAAACTTATTGTAATAGATTCGTTGTACATGTATCTTTTTTTTTCCATATTAATTATGTTAGTTTactttacatacaatttcaataAGTACAACAATGACACTGCTGATtaaagtcaaaggtcaaaggtcaaagagttagacctggtctaagcggAATTTAGttccaggagaaaggacattttacCTTCacatttgcttaatttattttgtattagTTTTGAACTtcgcatttaaatctttagaatttgctagctaatctaggaaggaaataagagtaaagggccattcctgatggaacttaattccacttagaccacgtctaactttagacccggtctaactcttttgtgcatacggaccaaagAGTTCAATTTTGGGTAAAAGCATTTAATCTTATGATATTGAATACCAGATAAAACCGTATTATTTAACCGAAATATGACAATATCATTTGGCCATTTCTTTACTTTTATGTGCATGGAATTCATCAAGCTTGAATATAATCTTCATTCTATGTCAATCGTGGTTATGTTTCATCCAAGAGATCGAAAATCTACATCTTATTTCGAGAGCTCAGCACAACAACATCTTAActccaattttggcaaaaaattagattttggtatgaaaatgtAGCTAGCAACACCGGCCATTTGCCAGCCACAAAAAAAACTTAACTCCATAAATATCAGGCTGCTGAATGTGTCACCGCAACAACATCTGAACTCCACCATGTCAACGGAGTTTCATTGACTCTGCATGGGGCCTTTTGCACATGGCACCATGGAGTTATGTGTATTTGTGTTTtcctcaaaatggcaattttggaGTTAAGATTCTCTTGCCCATTATACCTCTTACGGTACAGTTGTAAAATACACCATAGGTTTCACCGTTTGAgatcaaaatatattcaaaatattaattttcaaggcatAGCGACAAAACGAAGATTTGTTTGCTCTTTACCAACCATTACTGTCAAAGACCATTGTAGGCTAGTGAGTACTAGCTAGTGCTACTTGGATAGGTTAATTGGTAGGCTGTGACCACATAAATGTAGCGCTTTTATAGTAGGGGGTGTGATAATTCCAACTTTATATGAATTGCTGCTGAAATTATGGTATCGACTATACTAAACAAGaatatgatcattaaaaataaatttaagtagattaacccccctgtacatgccccctGAAGATTTGGtaacaaggttgccgaattcggcagcctTGCACATGCTTAATGTAGTCGATTATCATAGAAACTGAAAGAAATTGTGATTCTTGAGcctgtttaataattattttgtattgtaaatgCTGAGTTTGATACAATATGTTGACAATAACATAAACAGGTTATCAGCTGGAGGATAAATATCACTTTTTATTTGTCTAGAAGAGAGTGCAATGCTTCATTTAAGTCCGTTAATCCATCCGCAGTCTGCCTTAGACATCATATTCCTCAACTAGAGGTTCATGTACCGTATTCATGTCTTCGGCATTATATTTCACAGACATTTTTCTATGATCTTTTAATTGCAAACATCACTTGATTTAAGAAGTGAAAGACTTGTGTCCCTTGCATATCTTCAAGATACAGCTGCAAGGTTTTGGATCGGTGGCTTGTCAAGCTTCTCTGGATCATATCCATGGAAGATAGGCCTATGGCATGCTCAGCTGTAAGATCACATTCCCCAAAGGTAAAACTGTCTCCCTTCTGCTTCTGAAACCCGGGACAAGACATGATCGATCATCTTTATCTTTGTGGCTTCATGAGAACGATTCTGCTACTTTAAATGAGTAGGCCTGCCACAAATGTcattatcatacatgtacttgATTTGCTGTAATCTGTCCATTGACACAAAGGAGAATGATAGAATGTTGATGTTAAGAAGGTTCTTGGGATCATTGCGCAATAATTATAGTCATCATAAAGTTGATAAAAGGCTGGTATCAGTTTTGAGTAGGTTGTAACTGTTGAAGTTTAGTTTgtgaaaaatatggctctataatTATGATGTAAACTAATCAGAGCTCCTGTATAGTAAGACTATATGGTTTTCAGGGAGTCCAGATCCAAGAAACACTGACAATGCATGCAAGTATGTGTTCATATAGGGCCTCCTAGATAGCTAGAGTCCTTCAGGCTCACTGGGAAATGTGGATGTCAATTCATTGGACTTGTTCCATGATTTATTAACTTTGTATGCAGCCAGCAAGTGCCTGTTGAGTCAAACTGCTCGACGATGAGGCAGTAGTTGAGTAGTATTATTCTTGGGTATTATCTTGTCTACCTATTCTGTTCTCAATTACGTGCTTGGTAAGACTCttaggtctgtatgcacaaatgagttagaccgggactaaagttagacctggtctaagttgaATTTAGTCGAGTCCCAGGACaagggacattttcctttacattttcttaagctatttattttgtattatttttgaacttttcatgtaaatctttagaatttgctagctactctatgaagtaaataagagtaaaagaccattcctgatggaactcaaTTCCACTTTTGTGCATACGGGCCTACACCTTACAGAAAAGATGGTCAGACATAAACCCAGAATCCAGCCTTTCATCAATAAAGACTTTCTACACCTTCACTATGAGCTGTTTGATCTGTGATGACAAAGTctatcttttcattttaaagtgttttagttTCTACTCCATTTGCTGCTTCTAAGATCACGAAGATAGGCCTACTCACTTTTTACACCACACTAACCTATAAATgtccaaaattgctcaaatgtcaTCATATGGAACTAATTTCACACTAGCTAATCAAGAAGGCCACATACACAACCCATAGTTTTAACGAAAATCACTTTAATCAAGTGTTTACAGCCATTTCAACTTCCATTAACGTCGTCTGCTACACAAGcctgccgaattcggaaaccttgtttcaaaattttcaagggcatgtacagggggttagaaatcatttttgaataaaattctttcatattcttgatttccaatgttgataccatattttgaactgcaattcatattaaaaagttgaaatttcaaaataacaCACACCCCTATATAATAATAGTATCAACTTGTGGCTGTGTTATATGATTTAAATAAATGTACTATATTTTTCTAGCTGCTACTTTATTTCATCTACAAATGTCTTCATATCGTGTAGCACGAGCATACGACCCTGCCAAATCTCTTCAGTCAACATGCATAACATGTGTTACGAGATGagaataacaatgttttatatttttcagCTCTATATACACCTAACAATGTGGCTGCTACTTCAATTTCATCAACCGATGTGCTCATTTCATGCAGCGCCTACGACCCCTTCGATCAACTTCAATTCTCTATCCGTTACACGCTGGAAAGGAAAGATCAATGTAATGCTGAAGAGGCACTTTTTGACGAACAATTTACTGATTGGGCAGAATGGGATCGCAACGGTATAATGGGTAACCCGAATTCCTTCTCATTCCAAAATGAATTAGCTGAACTTTTGCCATATTCCGATTACACTTACTTTGTTAGATCAAGATTGGACGGAAGCACAACTATATATACAGCAGATGCCGAAAGATTCTCAACACAAGCTTCCGGTAAGACTTTCTAACTTTCTAAATTTACTGACTTTATAACAGCAACGATTCGTATAGGCGAATTccaaaagaaacgtataaaaacgtataaaagacgtataaagttgttctctaaaacacaattttctcagcaattaaatatcacagtgagagaaatgttggtgcgttggatacagctttacattatttttttataCATAATTGTTAGAATTGCATGGCAACAATATTTTTTCACATGGCAACAATATTTTTTCAGGCGAATGTAAAATATTTGTACTCTTGCAACTACATAGAAGTTTCATTATTAGAGTGAAAAACAtttgtcaacaatagaatatttaTGCTATTCAGGTGAAGATGGTGATCCGTCCTTGTATCGTCTCTGTATATTCAGAACAACCATTGCATTGTTTGTAATTTGTTTCTGCCTGCATTTGTTACTCTTCTTTTTTAAGCTCCAAGCTCGAAACCGACAAACGTTACGGCAACTGTTACAAGTAAAAGTGAGGCCAGCTTTTCTTGGAACCCAATATCGTGCACACATTGGAATGGTGCAAATCTGAAATACATTTATACCTTGCAGAAAGAAAACGGTCCTCAAATTTTACAACAGGAAACTATTTCAACTTATGTCACTGTTAATAATTTATCTTTGGATTGTGGAGAACGCTACCAACTCATTGTTATGGCGAGTAATGATGAAGGAACAAGCGTAGAGAGCACATTTACTTTCGTTGTCGAGCTTGGTAAGCTACCAATACTAAAAGGctgcgcaataattatgagccccccccaccaccaccaataaAATTTCAAATGGCTTCGCTTGCGCCCCTCTAACGGTCTACCAAaactctttgcccccccccatcccaatttacaaaccttaaatggtctaggtaAAATGGTTTTATTAAAAAGACAACCCATGAATGTGGgacaaaaattgcttgccacccACCATCGGCTTGCCCCTGCCTCCCAGCTAGTCAAACATTCTTTCCCCATCCCAATTTTACCGTCttcaagggctcataattattgaacagcccTTGACCAATTTACATACAAAACAAAACGTTACCAATGTGTCTCCTCTCAGGTGtaaaggctaaaaaaaaaaaaaccattaataGGGACCATGTTTGTGTTTATATAATaacattctttttttttaaatattgaccgAATCAATCCAAATTGTATGATTTTTTGACTACAAAAGTCATTTATGTCAACAATTTGTCGTCGAAGGTGAATTTACATCTGTTCATCCCAGCCTATTCGCTGGTCttgtaatatttttatatattattcCAATATTTTGTTGTGCAAAAATTTTACCTGTATGTACCAGTGATGAACTCTAATAAACAAATacgtaaataaatgaatgaattacaTAACGTTACgtaaacatttttctgcattCAATTTATTCAAGTATAAAATTAAAACCATTTTTGGTCAACAACAATGGCTACCCAACCCCATTTATTCCCTAGAATTTTATCATCACgatgccacaaaataatgatgaaattgtccaattctcttatttcagcaaatagcATTGTAAACTTGGACAATTTGGAACAATTAGGAAATAGATTTGTGatacctttttttatttaaatgtctAGCCGATGACACATACTATccacatacataattatatccgcattgtcaaaaacaataaggGAGGGAAGACCTCGCCCAATGGTAATTAAAGTACAGATAGTAAACTAATTCAACTTCCATATTCAATATTCCATACATATATCTTTTCATGTATTGATATTAttgtaaacataaattggcagtCATATTCCGATGATTTCTCGTCTACACACCTCGGCCGTCCAAACATGTAAGCCTATCTTGAATACATTTCCAGGTTTATGACTGGTCCTGTAATTTATTATACCTGTCCTGACAGACCTTGTATCGTCCTGTCCTGTCTCGTCCTGACCTGTCTTGAAATGCCCCTCCCATTTATTCCATTTCCCTATAACTTTCTGTTAACGGTGGGGCCATGGAAACAAATTCTTCTGATTTACTTTGATTGATGATCTGGTCTATATTCTATTTGGTAATTCTGTTATGTTTAACTACTGTGTACTATCATAAATTCGTATCTATTATGTATTATTGCTATATTTCTATATTATGATACTTTTTTTTATCGTCTGGTAAAATGTTTTAGttacataggcctaataatattgaatattaatttcattttgttaCTTTGAAGCATGTCTCAATAAATAAAGAAGATTATTGCACAATAAAAtactaatatatataaaaatataagttttattatatatataaaagaaaacatgTTAGAAGACGAGCGAGATAGCAGGTGTAAAAGGGTGTATAGGCTGGGATAGCAGGTGTAAAATCACCTCTACAACAACCCACTATAAGGATGACCGGAATAAATATTAGGATAAAATGAGTGGAAAGCCAGGGGCAAAACTTGAATTGAATTTACTGACTATTTTCTCAAAACATGTCAGCTTAGTGGCAATGAATACTATTGTTTTAAAGTGCCAGGTTCAGTTCGTAATGTGCAGCTAATGCCGACCGCGACGACATTGGATATGTCATGGGACGTGTCAGACACTGGGTGTGTGACTGacaaatatctggtgaggatcaCACTTATAAATCAGGATCAATGTATGGATACATCGATTAATATCAGAGAATTGGAAACAACGGAATCATCATTGTCTCAAACGAACTTGATGCCGTATTCAACATACATGGTTGAGATAACACCTATGAATTCTGCTGGGTATGGACCTCAATTTGCTGTAGATGTCACAACATCTGAAATCGGTAATCAGTGTGTTTTGTATTGAACTTTTAAAACTTACAGTGTAAATCCTTTAAGATATACGAAGACTTATTTTCACTTTTGTAGAATGTAACGTTAtgtaatgttgagaaataatgcatCATTAATTATGGAATATTAAGAATTTTTGAGTATTAGGTTATaggtgatattgatattaatatcaatgaatTGTATTGAAACGTATTAATAATCGATCTTATAGCTCCAACAGCTGCACCATCTAACGTGAGGCTTGAAAACCAAGGACCATGTCATTTGCAATTTACCTGGGATAATTTGCCATGTGGAAGAAGAGGAGGGGGCATTACTTACGTCTATGAGATTCAAAATCTCATTACCCAACTGACTCGGAGTAGTATTGTCTATACACATAGAGCTACAATCACCAATTTAGATTGCTTGGTCAATTATCAGATGAGAGTGAAGGCTACAAACAGTGCTGGCAGTAGCCAATGGAGTGACTACCAAACTGCATCAACAGTGTTCCAAGGTAACGCTTTATAATAATTGcattataataattttaaaatgtccaaaaagcacttttttttttttagaaattgttatAGCTCacgttttcatattttttattgtcTCAGACATCAGCATATCAGTATTGTATGGATCTGATGCAGCTACAGAGCTGCAGGTAACATGGGGAATCCCCCCAACTGGAGGTTGTTCATGCAGTGTTATGTATTTAATTGAATATACATTAATCAATCCTGGTCAGTGCGGGAACCGAGATGATGGTGTGAGGATGAATGCTGGTACTATGTCAGGCAATTCATATACTCTCACTGGCCTGTCACCATACTCTACGTATGATGTATATGTAACACTGATGGTTGATGACAGACAAGGAGATGTCAAAGTACCAGAAACTGGTACCACATCACAAAGCGGTAAGTGCTCAGAAGTATACATACAATATATCACTGTAAAAAGTCATCCACATcataattttatgcaaaataGAAAAGTCACATAGTACGTATATTAGGAAGAAATaacaaaaagtttaaaaacataTTTCGAATTTGGTTGAACTTCAATACTGTGAGATTTGTCAATAAAAACAAAGTCATTCAGTGCTTCTGAAGtttggaatacagggtgtcccataaaatatAGAGATCTTTTAAAATGTGCTTACATCCATCATTCAGTGTTTACATTTGTGAAAACCACAACTTTTATCTATGATTTGCTGGAAACCAGAGTTCATTTGATAAAAGAATAGAAAATGTGCAAAATGTATCATTATCATGCAACCATTATAGCCGAGATAATATCTTCAAAACAGTTTTATCTGGAGTTCTGGTTTTCAGTAAAGTATAGCTTTTCTGGGACATCATGTATGTTAGCATCAGATTGTATATATTTGTCAGAAGGggctgatatttttttatattctcCTCTATCCCCATTGTTTGACAAGTGCCAACGTCTGGACCAGTGGTTTCAGTTACTGAGAGAACCAGAAGCAGTATCTACTTCACTTGGCAAGAAATATCATGTGAATCACGTGGAGGCACAATCCTGTCCTACAACGTACAACTTACCGATGTGAACAACGACAACATCTTTCAAATGTCATTTGGTCCAACTGAGTTATCTGTCAACATTACTGGACTGGAACCTGACCATGAGTATACATTTACGATATCAGCAAGAAATGGGTTGGGAGAAGGTCCAGTAACAGAACACACTGAAAAGACTTTACCTTTaggtaaatatgaataaaataatagtATATTATGCACATAATAATTAATTACAATTGTATGTCAGACCTAGTGTAAAAGAATGCAAAACTGTGCtttatattataattaaataTGATTATTTGTTTTTTACCCGTAACATCTATTTCACAATATAGGGCCCAATCCTCCATCATCTGTGAGATTGCAATCAAGGAATACGTACAGTCTGACGTTCTCTTGGGATGATGCTACTTGTGAAGGACTGGATGGGTGTAGTAGTATAACTGGTTACTCGTACAAACTGGTTCAAGCATCTGATATTAACGGTCGTGGAAAATTAGGAATCGTTAGTGATACAACGGTCACAATCGACGATCTGCTTCCATGTACTGACTATGACTTCTATGTTGCTGCAACTAGTGACGAGGGTTTTACAGGACCATATAGCGAAGCTGTATTGGCACAAACTGCCATGATAGGTATGATTTTACTGCTTGTTTGAATGTGTAACCAGTGACATAATTATTTTCACTATGTGGATATCATGCGGGCACTCAATATTAAGATGTACACTATATTCACTCCTTTTAAAGACGTCCTTTTTGCCTCTTTACCCCTACCCCATATTTTCGTGTTTTACCCCAAGACACAACTTCCACTCCAAGACCCCATGTTTTTCTTGCTTTCCCAAAAATCCCTTCCCCATCTTAAAATACCCCACTTCCTcgcccccctcccccccaaaaaaaaggtaAATGTGTTTCAAAATTATTCTAGCCGTATTTTGACGATACTAGAGTTGTAACAATTCTTACCTTCCTTCCTATGACAGAATCTACAGTTTCGCTATTGTCTGTAGTGGTAACCGATGTGGGTCAAACACATTTATCGTTTTCGTGGACAGAATCTAAGTGTAGTGAAAGGAATGGTGACATCGTGAGGTATTCATATGAATTGAGTGGCACAAATAACGTCACAAGGGGTGAGACATCAGATAGCAGTGTCACAATAAACAACCTGACACCGTATGTGATGTACTCATTCAGGATAGCAGCCGTCAATAGTGCTGGTCAGGGACCATTTACAGAGGCTATTGTGAGTCAAACTGAAGAGGATGGTAAGGAATCTTTATAGTCATTGGCTATTAATCTCGATCAAAACGTATAAACCGTTTTATTATTGGCAATACAATGCAGCACAAcataaattttgaagaaaaacaaacgAAAACAAAAATAAACGCATTTGAATTTTCGAATATCCTAAAGGGCAATACACTCAAACCAATACACTCAATCCACTGATGCGCATAATAATCATATCCTGCAACGTACTGCTTCAtaaaagatgaatgaatgaatgaatgaatgaatg carries:
- the LOC140148880 gene encoding receptor-type tyrosine-protein phosphatase delta-like — protein: MSFGPTELSVNITGLEPDHEYTFTISARNGLGEGPVTEHTEKTLPLGPNPPSSVRLQSRNTYSLTFSWDDATCEGLDGCSSITGYSYKLVQASDINGRGKLGIVSDTTVTIDDLLPCTDYDFYVAATSDEGFTGPYSEAVLAQTAMIESTVSLLSVVVTDVGQTHLSFSWTESKCSERNGDIVRYSYELSGTNNVTRGETSDSSVTINNLTPYVMYSFRIAAVNSAGQGPFTEAIVSQTEEDVPPAPTGLHASNTDTKAITIQWLEPDPPHGVIIRYHIQYWMTSESMSTAMSAMNNGPTFTLSGLQPNDEYAFRVQAETSAGRGDWSTTVTAVAKEGLPSLPVELRISPAENSITLMWNTPINPNGIINEYTIDYQALRKGFDPGFISTDKYTTKNSTHCCRWNPSA